Proteins encoded together in one Flavobacteriales bacterium window:
- a CDS encoding NAD(P)/FAD-dependent oxidoreductase, translating into MSQARRAYEALPHPQVVVVGGGFAGLELIKRLEGAPYKVLLLDKHNHHCFQPLLYQVATASLSADSIAHPFRRTVAPMPNVAFRMTRVLAVKPQEKRVVTDHGEFAYDILVLATGSTTNFFGNDQLEREAMQLKSIGQALDIRSDFLQDFEAALYAQDEAGQRRCLNFTIVGGGPTGVELAGALAEIRRTVLKREYRELDSDRMQIWLVDSNERVLKNFSEKASANALKYLEDMGVNVKFGARVTGYDGEVVSFKDGTSMDSNTLIWAAGVKGVTLPGLEAAEVPQANRYHVDRFSRLQGVPDVFALGDVALMAEGTWERGHPQVATAAIQQARLLADNLIRKAKGGPMEAFMYKDKGSMATIGRYKAVVDVGRFHMGGLIAWLAWMFVHLMALVGYRNRLQVLMAWAWKYLSWKNTIRLIIRPYIRSSAQQVVEAPQG; encoded by the coding sequence ATGTCACAGGCCCGCCGCGCATACGAGGCCCTGCCGCACCCGCAGGTGGTGGTGGTGGGCGGTGGCTTCGCCGGCCTGGAGCTGATCAAGCGGCTCGAGGGCGCTCCGTACAAGGTGCTGCTGCTGGACAAGCACAACCACCACTGCTTCCAGCCGCTCCTGTATCAGGTGGCCACCGCCAGCCTCAGTGCCGACAGCATCGCGCATCCCTTCCGCCGCACCGTGGCGCCCATGCCCAACGTCGCCTTCCGCATGACCCGCGTGCTGGCCGTGAAGCCGCAGGAGAAGCGCGTGGTCACCGATCATGGCGAGTTCGCCTACGACATCCTTGTGCTGGCCACGGGCAGCACCACCAACTTCTTCGGCAACGACCAGCTCGAGCGCGAGGCCATGCAGCTCAAGAGCATCGGCCAGGCCCTCGACATCCGCAGCGATTTCCTGCAGGACTTCGAGGCCGCGTTGTACGCGCAGGACGAGGCCGGACAACGCCGCTGCCTCAACTTCACCATCGTGGGCGGCGGTCCCACCGGCGTGGAACTGGCCGGTGCCCTGGCCGAGATCCGCCGCACCGTGCTCAAGCGCGAATACCGCGAGCTGGACAGCGACCGCATGCAGATCTGGCTGGTGGACAGCAACGAGCGGGTGCTGAAGAACTTCAGCGAGAAGGCCAGTGCCAACGCCTTGAAGTACCTGGAGGACATGGGCGTGAACGTGAAGTTCGGGGCGCGTGTCACCGGGTATGACGGGGAGGTGGTCTCCTTCAAGGACGGGACGAGCATGGACAGCAACACGCTGATCTGGGCGGCCGGGGTGAAGGGTGTGACGCTGCCCGGTCTCGAGGCCGCCGAGGTGCCGCAGGCCAACCGCTACCACGTGGACCGCTTCAGCCGATTGCAGGGCGTACCCGATGTGTTCGCGCTGGGCGATGTGGCCTTGATGGCCGAAGGCACGTGGGAGCGGGGCCATCCGCAGGTGGCCACGGCGGCCATCCAACAGGCCCGGCTGCTGGCCGACAACCTCATCCGCAAAGCGAAAGGCGGGCCCATGGAGGCCTTCATGTACAAGGACAAGGGCAGCATGGCCACCATCGGACGCTACAAGGCCGTGGTGGACGTAGGCCGCTTCCACATGGGCGGTCTCATCGCCTGGCTGGCCTGGATGTTCGTGCACCTGATGGCGCTGGTAGGCTACCGCAACCGCCTACAGGTGCTGATGGCCTGGGCGTGGAAGTACCTGAGCTGGAAGAACACCATCCGGCTCATCATCCGCCCGTACATCCGCAGCAGCGCACAGCAGGTGGTGGAGGCGCCGCAGGGGTGA
- the mnmE gene encoding tRNA uridine-5-carboxymethylaminomethyl(34) synthesis GTPase MnmE, whose protein sequence is MTDQDTICAPATAGGAAAVAVVRLSGPRAVAILDRLTAGAARTWPERRAVLAPLADAEGPIDEALVTVFRAPASYTGEEVVELGLHGSPYIVQRVLEAAVQAGARLARPGEFTLRAFLNRKLDLSQAEAVADLIAGQGAAAHRLALQQLRGGYSAHIDALRQQLIDFCALIELELDFGEEDVTFARRDELDALLVDLTGLCTRLIDSFRYGNAVKEGVPVAIVGAPNSGKSTLLNALLQEDRAIVSDIPGTTRDTVEETITLNGILFRFIDTAGLRETGDTVERMGIERSYRKAREAGIVVLLGDAAAMNEDAFLTQAALLRERIGEGPHLLPVLNKCDLTDQDADLGGRVMRISARTGRGLDGLREAFHRHVRSLHEGDGGVVVTNARHVEALSHARQALEDARAGLHQGVSGDLLAIDLRRAQHHLGEITGRITPDDVLGSIFGRFCIGK, encoded by the coding sequence ATGACCGACCAGGACACCATCTGCGCGCCGGCCACAGCCGGGGGTGCCGCCGCCGTGGCGGTGGTCCGCCTCAGCGGTCCCCGGGCCGTGGCCATCCTTGACCGGCTCACCGCAGGAGCTGCGCGCACCTGGCCCGAGCGACGGGCGGTGCTGGCGCCGCTGGCCGATGCCGAAGGCCCCATCGACGAGGCGTTGGTCACCGTGTTCCGCGCGCCGGCGAGCTACACCGGCGAGGAGGTGGTGGAGCTCGGCCTGCACGGCTCGCCCTACATCGTGCAGCGCGTGCTGGAGGCGGCGGTGCAGGCGGGCGCGCGGCTGGCCCGGCCGGGCGAGTTCACGTTGCGCGCCTTCCTCAACCGCAAGCTGGACCTCAGCCAGGCCGAGGCCGTCGCCGACCTCATCGCCGGCCAGGGGGCCGCCGCCCACCGGCTCGCCCTGCAGCAGCTCCGCGGCGGTTACAGCGCCCACATCGACGCGCTGCGCCAGCAGCTCATCGACTTCTGCGCCCTGATCGAGCTGGAGCTCGACTTCGGGGAGGAGGACGTCACCTTCGCCCGCCGCGATGAACTGGACGCCCTGCTGGTGGACCTGACCGGCCTCTGCACCCGGCTCATCGACAGCTTCCGCTACGGCAACGCGGTGAAGGAGGGCGTGCCCGTGGCCATCGTGGGCGCGCCCAATAGCGGCAAGAGCACGCTGCTCAACGCGCTGCTACAGGAGGACCGCGCCATCGTGAGCGACATCCCTGGCACCACGCGCGACACGGTGGAGGAGACGATCACCCTGAACGGCATCCTGTTCCGCTTCATCGACACGGCGGGCCTGCGCGAGACCGGCGACACGGTGGAGCGCATGGGCATCGAACGCAGCTACCGCAAGGCGCGCGAGGCCGGCATCGTGGTGCTGCTGGGCGATGCTGCCGCCATGAACGAGGACGCCTTCCTCACCCAGGCGGCCCTGTTGCGCGAGCGCATCGGCGAGGGACCGCACCTGCTTCCGGTGCTGAACAAGTGCGACCTCACCGACCAGGACGCCGACCTCGGCGGCCGGGTGATGCGCATCAGCGCACGCACGGGCCGGGGCCTGGATGGGCTGCGGGAGGCGTTCCACCGGCATGTACGCAGCCTGCACGAAGGCGACGGTGGCGTGGTGGTGACGAACGCGCGGCACGTGGAGGCCCTGAGCCACGCCCGTCAGGCCCTGGAGGACGCGCGCGCCGGTCTGCACCAGGGGGTCAGCGGCGACCTGCTGGCCATCGACCTGCGCCGCGCGCAGCACCATCTGGGCGAGATCACCGGCCGCATCACGCCGGACGATGTGCTGGGCAGCATCTTCGGCCGCTTCTGCATCGGCAAGTGA
- a CDS encoding copper resistance protein NlpE N-terminal domain-containing protein translates to MRASLLLLPALVIASCGGGSVNDGSVAHDSLPAVGPTRALPATPIDWPGYYEDTLPCAGCHGIVTQLWVRSDSTFILRRRYLDRGEAALGLIGRWHVVAPDAPGAQPLLTIGQAGDKPDFHQRTEAGLRMVDEMGAPFASQHPYTLEKLSDELEGEIPRMRLTGTFTFLADAMRFAPCGAGRSWPCAGGEDLGAEEGELVGSMNGADLERRYRRSVTQGGEPWTIEVECSLDLGPAMEGDGSDEYVLIHQVLTEGMPCP, encoded by the coding sequence ATGCGCGCCTCCCTGCTGCTGCTCCCTGCGCTCGTCATCGCCTCCTGCGGCGGCGGCTCCGTGAACGACGGTTCCGTCGCCCACGACAGCCTTCCGGCGGTCGGACCCACCAGGGCCCTTCCGGCGACGCCGATCGATTGGCCGGGCTACTATGAGGATACGTTGCCCTGCGCCGGCTGCCACGGCATCGTGACGCAGCTGTGGGTGCGCAGCGACAGCACCTTCATCCTGCGGCGGCGCTACCTGGACCGCGGCGAGGCGGCCCTGGGCCTGATCGGCCGCTGGCACGTGGTGGCACCCGATGCGCCCGGTGCGCAGCCCTTGCTCACCATCGGACAAGCCGGCGACAAGCCCGACTTCCACCAGCGCACGGAAGCCGGGCTGCGCATGGTCGACGAGATGGGGGCGCCGTTCGCCTCGCAGCATCCCTACACCCTGGAGAAGCTGTCCGACGAGCTGGAGGGCGAGATCCCGCGCATGCGCCTCACCGGCACCTTCACCTTCCTGGCCGACGCGATGCGCTTCGCGCCCTGCGGCGCCGGTCGCTCGTGGCCCTGCGCCGGTGGTGAGGACCTCGGTGCCGAGGAGGGGGAGCTCGTGGGGTCGATGAACGGCGCGGACCTCGAGCGGCGCTACCGACGCAGCGTGACGCAGGGCGGCGAGCCCTGGACCATCGAGGTGGAGTGCTCGCTCGACCTCGGGCCGGCCATGGAGGGCGACGGGTCGGACGAGTACGTCCTCATCCACCAGGTGCTGACGGAGGGGATGCCGTGCCCGTGA
- a CDS encoding WbqC family protein has protein sequence MVPVCTAFYFGSVEHYRLLARHPKVIIDVGEHYERQSYRTRTRIGGPNGVQDLNVPIARDHGRKLPMRSVGLSYSETWPQQHLHAIRSAYGNTPWFIHYIDAIEAVVMKRYERLVDLDLATMRLGMKWLGLTTEVEVRETYLDVSGEWRVASDERGPAEPHSPLVTHHSVNDTRHLDLRTTFHPKKPLPPPVEAVPAYPQVFADRHGFQPRMSVIDLVCNCGPEAARILRS, from the coding sequence ATGGTCCCGGTGTGTACCGCCTTCTACTTCGGCAGCGTGGAGCACTATCGGCTGCTGGCGCGGCATCCGAAGGTGATCATCGATGTCGGCGAGCACTACGAGCGCCAGAGCTACCGCACCCGCACCCGCATCGGAGGCCCCAACGGCGTGCAAGACCTGAACGTGCCCATCGCCCGCGACCACGGACGCAAGCTGCCGATGCGCAGCGTGGGCCTGAGCTACAGTGAGACCTGGCCGCAACAGCACCTGCACGCCATCCGGAGCGCCTACGGCAACACGCCCTGGTTCATCCACTACATCGATGCGATCGAAGCGGTGGTGATGAAGCGTTACGAACGCCTGGTGGACCTGGACCTGGCGACGATGCGGCTGGGGATGAAATGGCTCGGGCTGACGACGGAGGTGGAGGTGAGGGAGACCTACTTGGACGTGAGTGGCGAGTGGCGAGTGGCGAGTGATGAGCGTGGCCCCGCGGAACCACACTCGCCACTCGTCACTCACCACTCGGTCAACGACACTCGACACTTGGACCTCCGGACCACCTTCCACCCCAAGAAACCGCTGCCTCCACCGGTCGAAGCGGTCCCAGCCTACCCCCAGGTCTTCGCGGACCGCCACGGCTTCCAGCCCCGGATGAGCGTGATCGACCTGGTATGCAACTGCGGACCCGAGGCCGCCCGCATCCTGCGTTCTTGA
- a CDS encoding alpha/beta fold hydrolase, translated as MVTDITLPAWVDRSALPFRTHTYHHPDGRMHYVDEGCGPVMLFVHGTPDWSFGFRHLITAFAPTHRCIAPDHLGFGLSDKPHGADYTVAAQARRLQRFIDHLGLQDITLVVTDFGGGIGLPHALEHPSNVKRIVLYNTWLWDLMPDKRFSGPTAIMKSGLGRFLYLRMGFSVNVMMPNGYGDQKKLDKATHAHYRHALPDAAARAATFACVQEIKNAGPFWQAQWARVELLRTIPTLLCWGLQDRFFPPDLMERWMRALPHATVRTMPQAGHFLHEEAPHALVDAIRAVISPRVR; from the coding sequence ATGGTCACGGACATCACCCTTCCCGCCTGGGTCGACCGCAGCGCTCTTCCGTTCCGCACGCACACCTACCACCACCCCGACGGGCGGATGCACTACGTGGACGAGGGCTGCGGCCCGGTGATGCTCTTCGTGCACGGCACGCCCGACTGGAGCTTCGGCTTCAGGCATCTGATCACGGCCTTCGCCCCCACCCACCGCTGCATCGCACCGGACCACCTGGGGTTCGGGCTCAGCGACAAGCCCCACGGAGCCGACTACACGGTGGCCGCGCAGGCCCGTCGCCTGCAGCGGTTCATCGACCACCTGGGTCTGCAGGACATCACGCTGGTGGTCACCGACTTCGGTGGCGGCATCGGCCTGCCCCATGCGTTGGAGCATCCGTCGAACGTGAAGCGCATCGTGCTCTACAACACCTGGCTCTGGGACCTGATGCCCGACAAGCGTTTCAGCGGTCCTACCGCCATCATGAAGTCCGGGCTCGGGCGATTCCTCTACCTGCGGATGGGGTTCAGCGTGAACGTGATGATGCCCAACGGATATGGCGACCAGAAGAAGCTGGACAAGGCCACCCACGCGCACTACCGGCACGCCCTGCCCGATGCCGCCGCGCGCGCGGCCACCTTCGCCTGTGTGCAGGAGATCAAGAACGCCGGTCCCTTCTGGCAGGCGCAATGGGCTCGGGTGGAACTCCTGCGCACCATTCCCACCTTGCTCTGCTGGGGCCTTCAGGACCGCTTCTTCCCGCCCGACCTGATGGAGCGGTGGATGCGGGCGCTCCCTCACGCCACCGTGCGCACCATGCCTCAGGCCGGGCACTTCCTGCACGAGGAGGCGCCGCACGCCCTGGTGGACGCGATCCGGGCGGTCATTTCTCCGCGCGTCCGGTGA
- a CDS encoding acyl-CoA carboxylase subunit beta yields the protein MDLEASKNEDKNKLAVGDLNARLKQIHLGGGEKRIADHKAKGKMTARERIEALLDPKSPRIEIGAFAADGMYKEHGGAPCAGVVVVIGTVSKRQCIVVANDATVKAGAWFPMTGKKNLRAQEIAIENRLPIIYLVDSAGVYLPMQDEIFPDNEHFARIFRNNAVMSSMGVTQIAAIMGSCVAGGAYLPIMSDEALIVEKTGSIFLAGSYLVKAAIGEDIDNETLGGATTHSEISGVTDYKCKDDADCLKKIRAIVDKLGKPKDAGFSREKAAAPKADPKEIYGLIPTERAKPYDMREVIARLVDDSEYTEYKEGYGQSIITAYARIDGWAVGIVANQRKVVKSKKGEMQFGGVIYSDSADKATRFIANCNQKNIPLVFLQDVTGFMVGSRSEHGGIIKDGAKLVNAVANSVVPKFTIIIGNSYGAGNYAMCGKAYDPRLIVGWPSAQVAVMGGEQASKVMLQIEVAALKGKGETITPEKEAELLNRIRSKYEETISPYYAAGSLWLDAVIDPLDTRTWISMGIEAASQAPATREFNMGVLQT from the coding sequence ATCGACCTGGAGGCATCCAAGAACGAGGACAAGAACAAGCTCGCCGTCGGCGACCTCAATGCCCGTCTGAAGCAGATCCACCTCGGCGGCGGCGAGAAACGCATCGCCGACCACAAGGCCAAGGGAAAGATGACCGCCCGCGAGCGCATCGAAGCCCTGCTGGATCCCAAGAGCCCCCGCATCGAGATCGGTGCCTTCGCAGCCGATGGCATGTACAAGGAACACGGCGGTGCGCCCTGTGCCGGTGTGGTGGTGGTGATCGGCACCGTGAGCAAGCGCCAGTGCATTGTGGTGGCCAACGACGCCACCGTGAAGGCCGGCGCATGGTTCCCCATGACGGGCAAGAAGAACCTGCGCGCGCAGGAGATCGCCATCGAGAACCGCCTGCCCATCATCTACCTGGTGGACAGCGCGGGCGTGTACCTGCCCATGCAGGACGAGATCTTCCCCGACAACGAGCACTTCGCCCGGATTTTTCGCAACAACGCGGTGATGAGCTCCATGGGCGTCACGCAGATCGCCGCCATCATGGGCAGCTGCGTGGCGGGCGGCGCCTACCTGCCCATCATGAGCGATGAGGCGCTGATCGTGGAGAAGACCGGCAGCATCTTCCTCGCCGGCAGCTACCTGGTGAAGGCCGCCATCGGCGAGGACATCGACAACGAGACGCTCGGCGGCGCCACCACCCACAGCGAGATCAGCGGCGTCACCGACTACAAGTGCAAGGACGATGCGGATTGCCTGAAGAAGATCCGCGCCATCGTGGACAAGCTCGGCAAGCCCAAGGACGCCGGCTTCAGCCGCGAGAAGGCCGCCGCGCCGAAGGCCGACCCGAAAGAGATCTACGGCCTGATCCCCACCGAGCGCGCCAAGCCCTACGACATGCGCGAAGTGATCGCGCGGCTGGTGGACGACAGCGAGTACACCGAATACAAGGAGGGCTACGGCCAGAGCATCATCACCGCCTACGCCCGCATCGATGGCTGGGCCGTGGGCATCGTGGCCAACCAGCGCAAAGTGGTGAAGAGCAAAAAGGGCGAGATGCAGTTCGGCGGCGTCATCTACAGCGACAGCGCCGACAAGGCCACACGCTTCATCGCCAACTGCAACCAGAAGAACATTCCGCTGGTCTTTCTGCAGGACGTCACCGGCTTCATGGTCGGCAGCCGCAGCGAGCACGGCGGCATCATCAAGGACGGCGCGAAACTGGTGAACGCTGTGGCCAACAGCGTGGTGCCCAAGTTCACCATCATCATCGGCAACAGCTACGGCGCCGGCAACTACGCCATGTGCGGCAAGGCCTACGACCCACGCCTTATCGTGGGCTGGCCCAGCGCCCAGGTGGCCGTGATGGGCGGCGAGCAGGCCAGCAAGGTGATGCTCCAGATCGAAGTGGCCGCGCTGAAAGGCAAGGGCGAGACCATCACCCCCGAGAAGGAAGCCGAACTGCTCAATCGGATCCGCAGCAAGTACGAGGAGACCATCAGCCCGTACTACGCGGCAGGCAGCTTGTGGCTGGATGCGGTGATCGATCCGCTGGATACGCGGACGTGGATCTCGATGGGTATTGAGGCTGCTAGCCAGGCACCGGCGACGAGGGAGTTCAATATGGGGGTCTTGCAGACGTAG
- a CDS encoding MerC domain-containing protein gives MNATSHLDRWGTAGLFLTAILSPCCFPLFAVAASAFGLGTFELFGGWTMWIFQTMVLVSIAGLVLSYRKHWCIYPLLVAIPSGLLIFYGYHFAMDPTYFFYAGMLGLLGATGWNYYRNKLHGSCETCGTYNGKTVDLATRLTCPNCGHRKHELMPTDACVYFYECEKCKTVLKPKQGDCCVYCSYGTVKCPPIQSGEKCC, from the coding sequence ATGAACGCGACATCGCACTTGGACCGTTGGGGTACTGCCGGTCTCTTCCTTACCGCAATTCTTTCGCCATGCTGTTTCCCATTGTTCGCGGTCGCGGCTTCTGCATTCGGCCTTGGCACCTTTGAATTGTTCGGCGGTTGGACGATGTGGATCTTCCAAACCATGGTGCTCGTCTCCATCGCAGGACTCGTTCTCTCCTATCGCAAACACTGGTGCATCTATCCGCTCTTGGTCGCCATACCAAGTGGTCTGCTGATCTTCTACGGTTACCACTTCGCTATGGACCCGACATACTTCTTCTATGCGGGAATGCTCGGCCTGCTTGGTGCCACGGGTTGGAACTATTACAGGAACAAACTGCATGGGTCGTGCGAAACGTGCGGGACCTACAACGGCAAGACCGTTGATCTGGCTACCAGGTTGACATGTCCGAACTGCGGGCACAGGAAACATGAACTGATGCCAACCGACGCTTGCGTTTACTTCTACGAATGCGAGAAATGCAAGACCGTCCTGAAACCGAAACAGGGTGACTGCTGTGTCTATTGCAGTTATGGAACGGTGAAATGTCCACCGATCCAGTCTGGTGAGAAATGCTGCTGA
- a CDS encoding YdeI/OmpD-associated family protein, whose protein sequence is MRRPIRVRSEVLRHRPDLPCHAVIPASAISGWCINGTTIVEVQIDRHGPFRRSLKRWDQDRWFLDLPKTILVQTGLKEGSLITLILRSADTSEPAELRSRLRSDAVARVCWNRLSQARKRTIVEHIRAGRSSSTRERRVASIFRSMGH, encoded by the coding sequence ATGCGTCGCCCGATCCGCGTCAGATCCGAGGTCCTCCGCCATCGTCCTGATCTGCCGTGCCATGCCGTGATTCCTGCATCCGCTATAAGTGGGTGGTGCATCAACGGCACCACGATCGTAGAGGTGCAAATCGATCGTCATGGACCCTTTCGCAGAAGCCTGAAGCGATGGGATCAGGACCGCTGGTTCCTGGATCTACCGAAAACCATCCTTGTCCAAACCGGGCTCAAGGAAGGCAGCTTGATCACACTGATACTTCGATCGGCCGACACTAGCGAACCAGCAGAGCTACGTTCCCGCCTTCGGTCTGATGCCGTTGCCAGAGTATGCTGGAACAGGTTGTCGCAAGCGCGCAAACGCACCATCGTAGAGCATATCAGAGCTGGCAGATCATCCAGCACACGTGAGCGGCGCGTGGCGAGCATATTCCGATCAATGGGTCATTGA
- a CDS encoding putative toxin-antitoxin system toxin component, PIN family gives MQRARQRLVVDTNVLISWLIGKRLRELDVLLVAERFQLCFSTRALAELAEVTRRSKMRKYFTLPRAEENIERLGRVALVLKREPRVIPICRDAKDDFLLALAKAAKADLLVTGDEDLLVLKKYGRTRIVTPGEFLKDHVKA, from the coding sequence ATGCAGCGCGCTCGCCAAAGGCTCGTCGTTGATACCAACGTTCTGATCAGTTGGCTGATCGGCAAGCGGCTACGCGAACTGGATGTCTTGCTCGTTGCGGAACGCTTCCAACTCTGCTTCTCTACACGGGCATTGGCTGAACTCGCCGAAGTGACGCGCCGATCGAAGATGCGGAAGTACTTCACGCTTCCTCGTGCCGAGGAGAACATCGAACGCTTGGGCCGCGTGGCGCTGGTCTTGAAGCGCGAACCCAGGGTGATCCCCATTTGTCGCGATGCAAAGGATGATTTCTTGCTCGCGCTGGCCAAGGCCGCGAAGGCGGATCTGTTGGTCACCGGTGACGAGGATCTGCTGGTGCTGAAGAAGTACGGACGGACGAGGATCGTGACTCCAGGTGAGTTCTTGAAGGACCATGTGAAGGCGTGA
- a CDS encoding nucleotidyltransferase domain-containing protein yields MGTLADILSLLRGERARLFAKYGLKSMAVFGSATRDDFRPDSDVDIMIEVERPIGMQFFDLEQDLERIVARKVDLVMRKAVKPHYMEYIEPDLRYV; encoded by the coding sequence ATGGGCACCCTCGCCGACATCTTATCCTTGCTGCGCGGGGAACGTGCGCGCCTCTTTGCCAAGTACGGGCTGAAGAGCATGGCCGTGTTCGGGTCGGCCACGCGCGATGACTTCCGGCCGGATAGTGATGTTGACATCATGATCGAAGTGGAGCGACCGATCGGGATGCAGTTCTTCGATCTTGAACAGGATCTTGAGCGCATTGTCGCTCGCAAGGTGGATCTGGTGATGCGCAAGGCCGTGAAGCCGCATTACATGGAGTATATCGAACCGGACCTGCGGTATGTCTAA